Genomic window (Fretibacterium sp. OH1220_COT-178):
ACCACCTGTTGGACGGATGCCACGGCCGATCTGCTGCTGGGCTCCGGAGGTTCTCCGGAGGCCGTCATCACTGCCTGTGCGGTCAAGTGTCTGGGAGGCAACATGCAGTGCCGTCCCTACTTCCGCAATGAGGAGGACGAGGAGAAAGCCAAGGCTCGGGGCCTGACGCGGCACTCGGTCCTGGAGCTCGAGGATCTTGTGAAGGGCGACAACGTCTTCTTCGCCGCCACGGGGGCCTCGGATGGGGACATGCTGAGGGGCGTAAGGTATAAGGGAAAGCACATCCACACCTCCTCCATCTGTATGAGGGGCAAGAGCGGGACGGTGCGCCACATCTCCGCGGTTCACTCGCCCAAAAAGCTCTCCGAGTTGGGCAGTGCCATCGATTACAGCCCCAAGCATTGATCGGGGACTCGCGTTTTGGGGCGCCCGTCGGGAGGAAGGGGACGGGAGGATGTCGGTAGCTGGGCTCAAGGCCCGTGTGCGAAGGGACGACTGCACGGCTTGCGGCCGTTGCGTGAAGGCCTGTCCTGTGGGAGCGATCGGCCTTCCCGAGGGGGGTGCGGAGGTGAACGAATCCGCCTGCATCGGCTGTATGCGTTGCTACAGGGCTTGTCCTGCCCGAGCGATCGAGGCGGGATGATTCGAGGGGCGCCGCATCGGCGCCCCTCGATGTTAGGAGAAAAAATGTTCACATCCCGAAAGCTTTTATGCCTTGAGTCCCTTTCTGTATTCGGACTCCAACGAGACTCCGTCGAAGGTTCCCATGCGGTTCATCACGGCCAGCGCATCGTCCACAATCTGCATGGCGACGGGGCAGCCCGTGCCCTCGCCCAGCCTCATTCCGAGGTTCAGCAGCGGGGTCAACCCCAGGGATTCGGCGGCGACCGCGTAACCGGGCTCCTTGGAGAGGTGTGAGGCGATCATGTAGCCCTTGGCGAGAGGGCAGAGCTTCGTTGCCAGTACCGCACCCGCAATCGATATGACTCCGTCGATGATGACGGGAAGGCGATGGACGGCTGCACCGATGAAGACGCCGGTCATCGCGGCGATGTCCAGCCCCCCGACGCAGGAGAGGATCTCCAGCGGATTGTCCGGGGCCGGACGATGAAACGCCAGGGCCTCGACGATGACCTTTTTTTTCTTCTCGAACGCCTGATCCGTCAGCCCGCCCCCGCGCCCAACGGCTGCGGCGGGGTCCTTCAGATCCAAAGCTGCCATGATGCAGGCCGACGCCGGCGTGGTGTTGCCCATCCCGACCTCGCCCGTCCCGACGATCTCATACCCCTTGGCCCTTGCATCGCCCACCAGATCGATGCCCAGCTCGACGGCCCTTCGTGCCGTCTCGGGCGTCATCGCACGGCAGCGGGCGAAATTCTCCGTCCCATTCGGCATCAGACGGTGCGAGGCGTCGATTTTGGGATGCGGAGCCAGCTCCTTAACCCCGAGGTCGAGCAAACGGAGTTCGACGCCGACGTGTCCGCAGAGCACGTCGATGCCGCAACCGGACTCGTTGGCATAAAATTCCATCAGGGCCTTGGTGAAGTATTGTGGGGAGCCCGAGACTCCTTCGTCGTAGATGCCGTGGTCGGAGCCGAAGAGAAAATGAATTTTGCGCTGGGCCGTGTTGTGGAGCTGGCCGGTGATGCCG
Coding sequences:
- a CDS encoding 4Fe-4S binding protein — protein: MSVAGLKARVRRDDCTACGRCVKACPVGAIGLPEGGAEVNESACIGCMRCYRACPARAIEAG
- the cobT gene encoding nicotinate-nucleotide--dimethylbenzimidazole phosphoribosyltransferase, with the protein product MNGTKIALSLDEALGLVRPLDENAMKAAAEHQNRLLKPAGSLGELEAIAIRMAGITGQLHNTAQRKIHFLFGSDHGIYDEGVSGSPQYFTKALMEFYANESGCGIDVLCGHVGVELRLLDLGVKELAPHPKIDASHRLMPNGTENFARCRAMTPETARRAVELGIDLVGDARAKGYEIVGTGEVGMGNTTPASACIMAALDLKDPAAAVGRGGGLTDQAFEKKKKVIVEALAFHRPAPDNPLEILSCVGGLDIAAMTGVFIGAAVHRLPVIIDGVISIAGAVLATKLCPLAKGYMIASHLSKEPGYAVAAESLGLTPLLNLGMRLGEGTGCPVAMQIVDDALAVMNRMGTFDGVSLESEYRKGLKA